In Merismopedia glauca CCAP 1448/3, the genomic stretch CCTCCAGCAGATGCCCCCCCAGCAGATGCACCACCGCCAGTAGATGCTCCTCCCCCAGTAGATGCCCCCCCAGCAGATGTGCCACCACCACCACCGGTAGATACACCACCTCCAACACCGATAGATACACCACCTCCACCCCAATCATCCGCTCCCGAAAAAGGTAGCTGGGCGTGCTTAAATAACCCAAATCCAGGTTGTCGTTAATCTAGCTATCAGCTATGGGAGGGTACGCTATTGGCGTACCCTTTCAGTTTGGCAATTTTTTGGGGTCAGAAATCAAAATCTTCCCGAAACTTTTGGCGAGTCAAAGGTTGTTCTATCTCTAATCCTTCACCACCCAAAACCTCTAGCTTTTTCCCTTCAACATTAATCCAGACAGAGGCATTTGGATCTAAAGCAGTAGCAGTGTAGACTACTTGTCCTAATCTCCCACTCATTGAGGCACTTCCTCCCCCAGACGTAAATTCTTGAGAAAGATTAACGTGAACTCCATCTGGTTTAACTTCGAGGCTGCGTAACTTAGTACCTTGGGGGATAGTACTGGCTAACTGCGAGTTGTTAGATCCTGCCAATAAAGCCCGAAAAACTGCTTGAAGTACAGTACTAGGATTATCACCTGCCTGAACTTGAACAGGGGAGGGAACTAACTCTAGTTTTTTGCCATTATCCTTCAACCAATAAAGATTAAGGCTTTTTTCAGTCGCAGATTGTACGCTTGGGGTAGCACTACCAGGAACAAGTTGGCTTTGAGTAGTTGGTGGGGAAATAGGCTTTAACCCCTGGTTGTTCTGCGATATCCACCAAGCCAAACCCCCTCCACCAACCAAGAGTGTCGAGAAAATAGCGGCTATAATTACTGGAAAGCGACGATTTCCTGGTTCGCTCATAATTTAGTACCTACTTCTGACTTGTAATCCACTGCTTTAGTACTAATACGACTTCCTCAATTGGTAGTTGTTCCGTTTTGTGGGTAGCCCTTTCCACAACTTCGACTTTTCCCTCAGCCAGCGATCGCCCCGTGACAATCCGATATGGTATCCCAATTAGATCGGCATCTTTGAATTTAACACCACCTCGTTCATCGCGATCGTCTAGTAAGGTTTCAATTCCAGCTTGAATGAGTTCTTGGTAGAGTTTTTCCGCTACTTCTACCTGTTTTGGTTCTTTAACATTGGGAACAGTAATAATTACTTGATAGGGGGCTAGAGCCAAGGGCCAAATTATCCCATCTTTATCATAAGATTGTTCTACCGCCGCCTGAGCTAATCTAGAAACGCCCATCCCATAACATCCCATCACCAAGGGGATTTCTTCTCCTTGTTCGTTAGTATAAGTCGCTCCCATTGCTTGGGAGTATTTTGTTCCCAACTGGAAAATGTGCCCAACTTCTATCCCTCGTGCAGTTCGTAGAGTTTGACTGGGATCGTGAACTGAGCGATCGCCCGATTGCGCTTTTCTGACATCTACTATATGCTTTGATGTTGGGTATTCTTGCCCCCAATTTGCTCCAACTACGTGATATCCAGCTTCATTGCTACCAGTGACAAAGTTTTTCAACTCGATAGCAGTGCGATCGACTAATCTGACGAATTGGGGATGTAAATCTTTGTGGCTGCTAAGGCGATCGTCAGCCAGATCTGGACCAATATAACCTAATGGCAGTGGTTTGCTAGCCCATTTCTCTTGAGATTGAGCATCTGGTACTTGTAAGCCTAAAACGGTTTTACCACCGAATTCAGGAGCCAGTTTAGTTAGCTCATTGTATAGCTTAACTTCATTGACTGCGCGATCGCCCCTAATCGTCACCAATACCAGTACCGTCTTACCATTGTCATAAACCGCCTGATAGAGAACATTTTTAACTATCTGAGTCGGCGAACATTTTAAATAGCTAGCAAGTTTTTCAATCGTATCTGTATTCGGAGTTTCCAGCTTCTCATACTTCTTATAGCCAGAAACCTCTGCTTCAGGAGGTACAGACACCGCTTTCTCCATATTGGCAGCATACTTACCATCTTCCGTATACAGAACTTCATCTTCCCCTGCTTCTGCCAATACCATAAACTCTTGGGAACCAGAACCACCAATTGCCCCAGAGTCAGCTTCTACCGCCCGAAAGGCTAATCCACAACGGCGCAAAATATTACTATAAGCCAAGTTCATATCTGAATATGTCTGTTTGAGGCTTTCAGCATCTGTGTGGAAGGAATAGCCATCTTTCATAATAAATTCCCGTCCCCGCATCAAGCCAAACCGAGGGCGAATTTCATCTCTAAACTTAGTTTGAATCTGATAGAGGTGGATGGGTAACTGGCGATAAGATCTAATCGCACTACGGGCAATATTAGTAATTACCTCTTCATGGGTTGGCCCTAATCCTAGTTCTCTTTCCTGCCTATCTGTGAGGGCAAACATAATCCCTTCCGCTTTGGTATATGTATCCCAACGCCCAGACTCTCGCCATAATTCTGCTGGTTGTAACTGGGGAAGT encodes the following:
- a CDS encoding proline--tRNA ligase; amino-acid sequence: MRLSQMLFVTTKEDPAEAEIPSHKLLLRAGYIRRIGSGIYAYLPLMWRVLQKVSEIVREEMNATGAQECLLPQLQPAELWRESGRWDTYTKAEGIMFALTDRQERELGLGPTHEEVITNIARSAIRSYRQLPIHLYQIQTKFRDEIRPRFGLMRGREFIMKDGYSFHTDAESLKQTYSDMNLAYSNILRRCGLAFRAVEADSGAIGGSGSQEFMVLAEAGEDEVLYTEDGKYAANMEKAVSVPPEAEVSGYKKYEKLETPNTDTIEKLASYLKCSPTQIVKNVLYQAVYDNGKTVLVLVTIRGDRAVNEVKLYNELTKLAPEFGGKTVLGLQVPDAQSQEKWASKPLPLGYIGPDLADDRLSSHKDLHPQFVRLVDRTAIELKNFVTGSNEAGYHVVGANWGQEYPTSKHIVDVRKAQSGDRSVHDPSQTLRTARGIEVGHIFQLGTKYSQAMGATYTNEQGEEIPLVMGCYGMGVSRLAQAAVEQSYDKDGIIWPLALAPYQVIITVPNVKEPKQVEVAEKLYQELIQAGIETLLDDRDERGGVKFKDADLIGIPYRIVTGRSLAEGKVEVVERATHKTEQLPIEEVVLVLKQWITSQK
- a CDS encoding GerMN domain-containing protein → MSEPGNRRFPVIIAAIFSTLLVGGGGLAWWISQNNQGLKPISPPTTQSQLVPGSATPSVQSATEKSLNLYWLKDNGKKLELVPSPVQVQAGDNPSTVLQAVFRALLAGSNNSQLASTIPQGTKLRSLEVKPDGVHVNLSQEFTSGGGSASMSGRLGQVVYTATALDPNASVWINVEGKKLEVLGGEGLEIEQPLTRQKFREDFDF